ACGGCAGGCCGACCTCGGCCACCGCGACATCCAGCGCGTCACGTGAGTCGACGTCGGCAAACGCCGGCACCGGGATGCCGAGCTCGCGGAACAGCGACTTCTCCACCAGCCGGTCCTGCGCCATGGCCAGCGCCTCGGGACCGGGAAACACCGGCACGCGCGCTGCCAGCCTGCGCGCGCTGTCGGCGGGCACGTTCTCGAAGTCGAAAGTCGCCACGTCGATGCGGTTGGCGAACTCGGCCAGCGCGGCTTCATCGTCGTAGCCACCGACCAGCAGCGGCGCGCATTGCCCTGCGCAGGCATCGGCCGCCGGATCGAGCACCAGGAACCGCAGGCCCAGCGGTGCACCCGCCAGGACCAGCATGCGGGCGAGTTGGCCGCCACCCAGGATACCGACGGTCGTCATGCGAACCCGGTCGGTGGCGTGTCGATGCGTGGATCGTCATTGCGCGCGACCTCTTCGGTCTGGCGTGCGCGGAAGTCCGCCAGCGCCCGGGCGATATGCGGGTGGTCACCCAGCATCGCCGCGGCGAACAGTGCTGCATTGGCGGCTCCGGCCCTGCCGATGGCGAACGTCGCCACCGGGACGCCCGCGGGCATCTGCACGATCGACAGCAGCGAGTCGAGGCCGTTCAGCGCTTTGGACTGGACCGGAACGCCCAGCACCGGCACTGCGGTCTTGGCGGCCAGCATGCCCGGCAGGTGCGCGGCGCCGCCGGCGCCGGCGATGATCGCGCGCAGGCCACGCGCCTGCGCCTGTTCGGCATAGTCGAACATCGCGTCCGGGGTACGGTGCGCGGACACGACACGCACTTCGTGCGGCACGCCGAGTGCGGCGAGGCGCTCGGCGGCGGGCTGCATGGTGTCCCAGTCGGACCTCGAGCCCATCACGATGCCGACGAGCGGGCCGGGAGAATTGGCGGACATGGTGGATTCCGGACCGAAACGCGCATTCTAGGCGGTTCGCGTTGCGATGGAGACCCGCTCGCGATTGCAGCGCGGATCCACACGCGGCGCACCCGGCGGCCTTGTCCCGTCCAGCAACGCTCTGTGCGGAGAAAGCGCCGTCGCGGCAAGGTGTTACGCTTTTCGGCCTTCGATCACGCACCGGAATCGCCGCCCCATGGACCGCAAGCTGCTCGACATCCTCGTCTGCCCTGCCAGCCGCCAGCCACTTGCGCTGCTCGACAATGCGGGCCTGGACGCGCTCAACCGCGCGATCGCCACGGGCACGGTGCAACGTGATGACGGTGCAACACAG
This portion of the Luteimonas yindakuii genome encodes:
- the purE gene encoding 5-(carboxyamino)imidazole ribonucleotide mutase, whose translation is MSANSPGPLVGIVMGSRSDWDTMQPAAERLAALGVPHEVRVVSAHRTPDAMFDYAEQAQARGLRAIIAGAGGAAHLPGMLAAKTAVPVLGVPVQSKALNGLDSLLSIVQMPAGVPVATFAIGRAGAANAALFAAAMLGDHPHIARALADFRARQTEEVARNDDPRIDTPPTGFA
- a CDS encoding Trm112 family protein yields the protein MDRKLLDILVCPASRQPLALLDNAGLDALNRAIATGTVQRDDGATQSTPLRAALVTRDHKRVYRVDDGIPVLLVEEAIATGQVEGFPAAPTR